In the Prionailurus viverrinus isolate Anna chromosome A3, UM_Priviv_1.0, whole genome shotgun sequence genome, TTGAGCATCTTGACCATTGCACTAGCTACCATGTAGACCATCATGCAAGTGATAaaaagtgtgtgggggggtgtattCTGGAAATGACAGAGTTGCCTACATTGTGTTGGTTTACACCTTTCTTTAGTTCTTAAAACACAGACTAGTCTCCTCTCCCTGCACTGTAGCCCCTCTGGCCACAAGGAACCTAGAGGGTATCAGACCTACAATCTCAAGGTTCaaagtttaaaaaccacaaaagaaacTTAGGAAATGTACCATGCACCTGTACACCTGCAGTTCACCTGTGTCTATTTAGGACCACTTTCTCCAGGGGACCAAGTACATTTCATCTTGCTAAGACAAAtgattttctatctttttctcaCTTTGTTCACATTGCCAATCTGATATGGAATCCGCATACGTCAAAAAATGATCCAATGTGAGCCATCCTAACAAAAGCTGGATTGAgatgtctccctcttctctcccagggATACGTCAAGAAACCTCTTGAACCCCTTCAAACAATCTGAAAGCCACAGTCTAGTCCACTAGCCACTAGCCCTTACGGCACTCCCAGAAAGACAAGGGAGACATGCTCATTCCCATTTGAGAGACGGGAAATTGAGGCTTTTAAGAGGCATGGTCTGCCCAGGACAGAAAATCATTCCACTACCCACTTCTAGAGCTCAGGGAGGACAATGAAGCTTAGAAGGGCATCGGGGTTAAAATGGGGGCTctgggaaaacagtgtggcaagGGTTGGCCAAGGGGCTTGGCCTTGGTGGGGACCCCACCCTTAAATGTCCAATGCTTACGATCAGGGTGCAATGAAAGGCACGGGTTACCTGGGTGCTGTCCACAGTGGTGACTCTGGTCTGCAGTACAGCCTCTGGCTCAATCTTCTTTCTGATGGCCAGGCTGCTGACAGTCATGGTTTCTGTTTTCACAGGCTGTAAGGAGATGAGAGAGAACACTCCATAACCCAAGCCCCTGCATGGCTCCTGCTCACAGCCAAATGCAGTGTAGCCCCCATCCCTGCAGCCAGCCAAGTCTCTGGAAGGGCACACAGGTCAGGGCAAAGAGGCACGGTGAGATGTCATAGACGAATAGCCAAAGGGAGAGCCAGAACTATCAGCAATACCCAGACAGGCCTGCTCATGGCCCTGCAGCCATATAACCTCATGGTGGCCATAAGTTGTGTTTTAGGCTACCATTAAAAGAACATCTACTATTCAATTAATATGTTCTGTGTCAGGCCCCACACTAAGTATTTTCCTTATATACATCCTGAATGACTTCGATGATTATGCCATCACCTCCCAGCTGCTTCATTTGAACTGTTCTTGAGAGCAGGAGTCATACAACTGGATGCCTACAGAGGCCAGGCAGGAGATGGAAATGGGTGAAGTGGGCTTACGAAGGACTGAACTGGAGAACATGTAGGGACCAACTGTGGCCATGGCCTCTGAGTGACTGGATCATCGGATTTTcttaatgatattaaaaaaaaaacaacactgtggATTTTATATTCaacatccttatttttaaatcaaggtCCAAGAAAACACATCTGCTAGCCAGATCTGGCCTGGAGCCACCAGTTTTCAACCTCTACTCTAAAAGGCTTCAGTTAAATGATCAGTTTCTTCAGAGTCCTCCATCCAGGCTAGTTCATATGACTATTAACATATTAACATATGTGAgctgaacgaatgaatgaaatagCTTGTCATCTGGCTGGGAAGGCAGTGAGAGGATTCTCACAGATTACTGTCACCCTGAGATCTAGCCATTTATCCAGTTAGTCATCTATCAGTGCCTGCTATAGGCAGGCTTAGAGCAGCTGCCACCCAGTAGGAAAGCAGACCTGGCTGCCACTAACCTATCTGGGACAATGCCGGGAACAGAAACATTACAGAGCAAGGGGGCTGCAGCAGGTCCAACACTTCTGCCCAGGGTGGTTAGGAAAGCATTTGCTAGAGAAGTGATATCTGAACTTGGTCCTGGAACGTGACAGGTTtgcaaggcagagaaagggagggaaaaccTTCTACCCAGAGAGTACACCATGGAATGAAAGCCCAGAGTAGATGAGCTCATATTTCAATGCCTGGAACACGGGGGAGAGGAGAGTGTGGTAGGAGGTAGACTGGGACTGTAAGAGATGAGGGGGCAGAGGAATCACGTGACAAAGATCCTCTGAAGGAAGGACACAAAGCAGAGAGACCCAGACACAGTCTATCCCTGTGTCCCCCTTCATGCGGACATTTCCTCTTCTCTAGGAGTTTCCACTGCTACCCCAAGACCCCAGGGCCAGATGAATTTAAActgctgccccttcccccaggaaGCCCAGGCCCCAGGGAGAGGAGCCTGGGCCAGGATCAGGAAAAGCCACCAACTTCCAAACCAGGCTGCAGGAGCCCCGCGAGTCCGCAAGCCCATGCTCTCTGCAGGTGCCATGCAAcacaggcagggagaggaggagtcGAGTTAAGACCAGACTGTCTGGCATCGCTTGACCTCAGGCAAGCAATGGGGTCACAGGGTTAAAACGCCAAGGAGTGCATGTTAGGGGTAAACCAAGATGGCAAACATGCGAGCACAGAACCATGCTGTTCTGCGGAGGGACAGTCATGCAACACGAGACAGAGCTTCAGGCTGAGGGGCTCTGGGCTGCaggctggtggctcagtcttcTCACAGATGGCCCGGGGCCCTCTGAACATGCAGTGCCCGCCAGGCCCAGGTCTTCAGGATGCTCCACTGTACCTCAAACTGGGGCATATCTGGGGTGGCGCAGGCCCCTCGATCTGGGCTATCCTCGATGCCCCCAGACTCGTCTTCCTGGCTGGGGCCCCCCTTGCTGAGATCCCGGGAGAACACCAGGCCCTCAGTTTCGGAGTCGCTTTTGTCTCGGTCGAGCTCAGGCAGGCTGCGGGAGAAGTCTTCAAAGGCGCTGCCGTGGTAGTCACCAATGACCGTGAAGTCAACCTCAGCCTCCAGGCTGGATGTGGAGCTGACCGTGATGCTGGAGCACTTACGCTCAATCGCCAGGTGGTTGTCTTTCAGGAACACCGCGTCCCTCTCCTGGTCCTGGTCCTCGTCTCCCGTGTCACTCTCTGGGGCCTTGGGACGGGGCGGTTTGACCTTCTCCTCTGAGCCCTCCCTTAGCCCTGCTCTCTATGGCCAGATAAAAATCAAAGGagcaggggtgtggggtgggaagaaagagagagagaaatcaaggtgGTGAATGACAGAAGAAACCCTGGGGCCATTTCAATGTCTCAAATAGAAGAGCAGGTCAGGAAACGAAAAACGCTCCCGGAAAGATTCCTTGGCATGACAACAAGCTTTAAAAAACCGCAAAGTTCTCAAGAGTGGGGAACGCTCCTTTCCGAGGGTCTCCCGCTGATGGCCAAAGCGAGTACAAAAGCAAACATCCTGCCAGTTCGTTCTGGACAGGAAGCCCCATCCAGGGTCTGGATCTGGGAGCTGATTAGAAGCGGCATTGTGCGCAAGGCAGGGATGGGAGCCTGGATCCAGGCCCATCCGTGCAGGTGGACATCAAGAGACAGAAACCAAGGAGGGAGACCCAGGGATTTAGGGAAACCCAGGacggggaggcagggaggctggagcCAAGAGCtttgagaaacaaagaggaaGCCAACATGGTTTGTCAATTCCACTGAGTCTCTGTGGGAGGGATCAGCATCGTCTACGGGGGAGGAACAACAGGGGTTAATTCCTGGGAGCTGGGTGCTGCATCAGTTCAACCCTGAGCTCCATGAGGGGCCGGTGGGCAGGCCATGGAGTGGAGGTTCTAGTCCCATCAGTGTAATTGACAACAGCAGGCCAAGGAAACGCTGGAGGGGAACCAGCAACTCTTGTCCGACATACATACCTCTCAACTGGCCTGTCAGGGATTAAACACCACATGCACATTTTTGGCTGTTTCATGACGTTCTTTTTAAAGCCCAATCTAACACccaccaaatattttttaaagtagttggCTTCAGgttctagagattcagtgcactTAGAGATTCACTTGCTAAACTTAACTTCCATTTTAGTTTCTAGAAGGTTGAGAGGTGTGAGGACACATTCCAGACAAGCGAGAGTTGAGCTGCCACAAGAGGCACTGCCCGAGCAGGTGGGAATCTAAGGCAGCGATGCACCCCGGCCAGGTGAAGATGACTGGGTCATCAGGGCACCAAGGGGCTGCAGAGACCTGAGGGCCCGAGGGGCTGGCGAATCTCAGGCGCCCCCCTTTTCCAGGGGGGTTTGCTGCTAAGCTGGTGATGTGCTTCTCTTCCCTGACCGCATCTCCGGATGTGTTCTGGATTAGAGAAGATAGTTAGTCTTAAGGAGGCAGAAAGGAACTTGGCAGTGGGACCAAGAGGGAACCAGAAGTGAAGGATGGAAACCTCTGGACTGTCAGCTTCCCCAAGGCAGGAGagccagggaagggaaagggtgAAGGAAGATCGTTGGACAAGCCAAGCAAAACAGGTAGGAGCCCAGCAGGTGGGGGCAGCAAGGCAAAGCAAGTGTGTAGTTTGCTGGTGGTGGTGCCAACCTTCTCCACTGGGGCTGTGTGACCCTCTGGGCACCAGGTCACACCACAAGCCGAGGGTCTCTGTGGCAGGCCAACCAGATGAACCCATCATTCCACCTGGGCTACTCTCAGGCTGGTTTAGGGGAAAGAACTCATAGGAATGGACAAGCAGCCTCTGATCGCAGTAATGATGAGGGGCCACTGAAACATGCTACTACGGAGCTACGCAGCATGCGGTCTACTCCCCCAGCTCGGGGGCagcggtgggggcaggggctcaCGTGGCCAGTTCCCCCAGTGGCTACCTCCAGCGCAGTTTCACAGCCTGAATCAGGGGACACGAGCTCGAGTTCTGTGCATCCTTCCTGTTGGGATGTGGTAGAAATGCCCTCCCTGAAGTGTCTGGCAGCCAGTGGCATCACTGAGGAATGGCTGGCTTTGGGGCCAGCAAAGTCCCCTGGGGACTGGAGCTGGACGAAGCCCAGATCCAAAAGCTTATTCCGCTGTTGCTCTACCTGACCCATGGAGGTCTCTGGAGACAACTCGTTTATTAGGGCCCTGGTTTCGCCTTGACTCACTCGGCGAGTTTCAGCTCCATGGGTCTCAAAGATCCGAATTTTATTGGCCACTGAGGTCTTGCTAATATCTTCCAGGGAGCCCTCTCGGCCCCCAGCCTGGAAAGAGGTCATCTCCCTTTGCTTCCCTGGAGGGAACACCAAAGCCAGGGGTACAGCTCCCTCAGCTTCTTCAGAGACAACTCTGGGCTTTCTGCTGGCAATGGGAGGTGCCCTGCGCTCTCCTCTGTCCAGGGTCATGAACAGTCCTACGTGGTCCTTAGGCTCCGGGCTCTCTTTAAAAGGATGGGCATGTTTGAGAAAAGCAGGGGACTGTTCTCCAAAAGGATCCCCAAGGTGTGGAGGCTCCCCTGATCCACGAGGGACTGGGCTTGGAGAAGTTTCCTCTGGAGCTGCCTGAGCCTGAAAGGGACCAGGGAAGGCTGGGACGGGGGTGATCACCTCCATCTGAAGAAATGCTGAGGCCTTGCTGTCCTCCGTCGCAGGGTCTCCTGTTTGCGTGTGAACCAGTCCCCTGTCTTGGGGCAGGAAGCTGCCTCTGTCTGGTTTGGCTGGCTTCCTGACATCATTAGGAGGGATGGACCGCGGAACGATGCAGGCTGGGAGGTCTGGGCGCATGCCTCCTCCTCTGTGAGGTGAGTGGTTCTTCCATCCTGCTGGGATGTTTTTCTCAGCCTCTTCCGTCAAATCTCCACTCTTGGGGGTCTCTTCCTCTGTGCCTATGTTGGATGCTGGGTGGCTAAATTCTCTTTCCACCCCCCGCCCAGCTTCTTCCCAGTCCTCAGCAAATGTCTGCCCTGGAGAAGGTCCCTTACCAAGCTGCTCAACAAAGACCTCCAGGCCATCTGGTCTTCTGTGGCTCCCACGgatccctgccccttcctctaaGGAGGCTGTGTGGGCTTCACTCTCTTCATCCTCATCCCTGCTGGAAGCTGCAGCAAAGCCCTGTAGGCCTGAGGAATTCCGCTCAGAGCTCTCTAGGAGCTTCTCTGGGAGCTCTATCCTGGTCTCGTCAACAGGAAGGGCATCCAGAGGTGGAGGGGGGACTTGGTCTTCAGAATCTTTCTCTCCATAGTTTAAGTAGAAGCTCTGCTCTGCAAAGGAAGGTTCAGTTTCATCACTCGAGTCGGCTCTGGCTTCTGACTGGGCTGGGTCCAATAGAAACGACTGGAGTCCTCCCTTGTCGGAGGCTGGAGAGGGGATCTCGGCCTCTGCTGGCCTGGCCCCTGACGCAGCAGATCTTCCACAAATCGGGAtctcctccagctccttcctcagTTCCATCTGGCCCTCCAGCTGACCACCTGAGATCCAGCGCTTCTTGATGGTCGCCTCCCCAGTGCCCACCCTCAACTGGGAGCCCTCAAGGAGATTTTCTGCCAGTGTGCAGCCTGCAGCCAGAGAAGGCCCTCCTGGGCCTTCCCTGACCCAGGGGCCTTCCTCCCACACTGACTCGAAGTCTTCAGGGCTTGCAATCATCCTTCCTTGTTGCTGGGTCTTTGCTCTTCTGACTCCCACCATTTCTTCTGTGGCCACTTCAACTTTGAACTTGTCCACCAGGATGTTTACCTTGGAGAGTCTGCCATCAGCAAGGATATTTGTGAGGCCTGCCTTACTTTCTTCCTGCTGCGTGGTGGCCGCTTTTAGGAGACTGAGTTCTTCTGGCCTAGTGTACTCTCTTTCTATAAATACCCAATGCTCTGAACCCTGTGTTTCAATTGGAGCAAGAAGAGTTAACATGAAATATAGGCACATGAAAAACAGGTCACTGTTTCCTGTGCAAGAAGGGACCAACCTACCACCAAAAGTTAACATGTCCCCAGAACTGGCTGGGGGGAGAAAGGCGTGACAATGCTAGTCAGCCTCATTAAGGATACCCTTCCCGTCAAGGCACCCAACAAATTATTTACCAACTCCCCTCAACCACTACCCCAACTTGGTAAAATGGGATGGGGTCTCATGCCCTCCCCATGTTTAATCATGGGACAATGGAGATCCACAGATGGGCCAggactcttcctcttccttttttaataatACAATTGCCACTGTCAGAGGAGAAAGTAACTTACATCACATGGAGTCTTTGAAGGTTAGAACAAAAAGAACTCCTAAGAAATCTTCTAGTCCAATTTCCTCATTGTGCAAATGTgtaaactgaggcctagagaatgtcagtgacttacccaaggtcacatttAGT is a window encoding:
- the LOC125162853 gene encoding uncharacterized protein LOC125162853 gives rise to the protein MLTFGGRLVPSCTGNSDLFFMCLYFMLTLLAPIETQGSEHWVFIEREYTRPEELSLLKAATTQQEESKAGLTNILADGRLSKVNILVDKFKVEVATEEMVGVRRAKTQQQGRMIASPEDFESVWEEGPWVREGPGGPSLAAGCTLAENLLEGSQLRVGTGEATIKKRWISGGQLEGQMELRKELEEIPICGRSAASGARPAEAEIPSPASDKGGLQSFLLDPAQSEARADSSDETEPSFAEQSFYLNYGEKDSEDQVPPPPLDALPVDETRIELPEKLLESSERNSSGLQGFAAASSRDEDEESEAHTASLEEGAGIRGSHRRPDGLEVFVEQLGKGPSPGQTFAEDWEEAGRGVEREFSHPASNIGTEEETPKSGDLTEEAEKNIPAGWKNHSPHRGGGMRPDLPACIVPRSIPPNDVRKPAKPDRGSFLPQDRGLVHTQTGDPATEDSKASAFLQMEVITPVPAFPGPFQAQAAPEETSPSPVPRGSGEPPHLGDPFGEQSPAFLKHAHPFKESPEPKDHVGLFMTLDRGERRAPPIASRKPRVVSEEAEGAVPLALVFPPGKQREMTSFQAGGREGSLEDISKTSVANKIRIFETHGAETRRVSQGETRALINELSPETSMGQVEQQRNKLLDLGFVQLQSPGDFAGPKASHSSVMPLAARHFREGISTTSQQEGCTELELVSPDSGCETALEVATGGTGHVSPCPHRCPRAGGVDRMLRSSVVACFSGPSSLLRSEAACPFL